The following proteins are encoded in a genomic region of Diabrotica virgifera virgifera chromosome 1, PGI_DIABVI_V3a:
- the LOC126882561 gene encoding uncharacterized protein LOC126882561 isoform X2, whose amino-acid sequence MSITTYYQNCRGLPTKTAEFIQNVHSESYDFIILTETWLANDIQDGELFNKNCVVYRKDRNLKITGLC is encoded by the coding sequence atgtctATAACTACGTATTACCAAAATTGTAGGGGTCTGCCTACCAAGACAGCAGAATTTATCCAAAATGTACATTCAGAGTCTTAcgattttattatattaacagaGACATGGTTAGCTAATGATATACAGGATGGAgagttatttaataaaaattgcGTTGTATACAGAAAGGacagaaatttaaaaattacag